The genomic DNA CAGTGTATACAATCCCACGGATCCCGGGGCCGGCCCGTGGTACGGCTTGAGCAAGCCCCAACGAGAAGCGCTCACGCTTGCCGTTCGGATGGGTTACTACGACATTCCCCGAGGCTGCACGACCGAAGAACTCGCGGACGAACTCGGAATTTCTGATCAAGCAGTGACGGAGCGTCTGCGTCGTGCCATCGGTACGTTCGTTCGACATGCACTCCTCACCCCCGAGACAGACGCGTAAGTGAATCGACTGGTACCATTGTGTACCAAGGAATAGAAGCAGGCAGTTGTGGCTCTGCTATATGGGTATGGATGAGAACGCAGAGCGAGAGGCAGATGATCTACAGAATATCGGCGGTCCCTCCGAGTCTGCGAAACGAGCGCGACCGATTTCCCCCGATAGGATTCTGTCGGCAGTAGCGAACGAACACCGACGCGCTATCCTTAATTCACTGGACAACGCTCCCGGTAAGGCATTGGAGTACGATGCGCTCGTAGACTGCGTTGCAGACAGGGTTCGAGACGAAGACGCAGAGCGAGCATCCCACGAACACCGACAACGCGTCCGGATCGCACTTCACCATATTCATCTTCCGAAACTGGATGCGGCTGGGATAGTCGACTACGAAACTGAAGCGGGGAACGTCCAGTTTGTCGGCGGCGAACTGGAACGAGATCTCCTGACACTGGTCGGGTCACACGATGTCAATGTGTGAACGAAGTGCAGTATCGAGGACGAGTAGCTCGTGGGTCGAACGTATCCTGTCTGTCTAGCGGGATGATGTTCTACAACGAGTGAAGCAGAGTGGGGACAGTCAGCGGGTCGCCGCGACGCAGGAAGGCTGGGAATTCGTTGTCGTATTTTCTGACTGTGAAACAGTTGGTGAATTTTTCGAATATCTCCTAGACTAGCGTGTCGATTTCGATGTCCGCTGGATGGTAACAGATCAAACCCATTCGACGAGTCGCAATAGATCTCACAAGCCCGATCTAATGGCTTGGAACAATGGAAGCCAACACGCCGAATCCATACGCTACGTTCAGCACGGCGTTCCCGTCACGTTCTACTGATTTCAACGGAGCCAGTATACTCACTACCCCAGGCGAGTGATCGTTTCATCGCCTGTTTCCTCGACCTCGATTAGCCCATCGTCAGCCAAATCGGAGAGAAGGTCTCGAAGCCATTCGCGTCCGTGTTGACCGTCTGGTGTATAATCCACGCGAATCCTGTGTCCGAGGCTATCGAGACTCATCTCGTCGTGGTTACTGAGGACACGAACGATACGACCCCGGAACTGTCGCCGACTCCCATCGAAGCTCGGTTGAGTCGGAACGTCGGGCGCGGTGAAGTCACCGGTCTGGTACGCGTGACACCACTCGCGCCACGGACAGCCCGCCTCGTCACAGCGGGGTGTCTTCCCACAGGCGACGCCACCGAGTTCCATGATCGCGTTGTTCCAGATTCGGGACTCTCCGGGCGGCATGAGCACGTTAGCAAGGGTTTCGTAGTCCGGATCGTCCGCATTATGGATTTCTGCAAACGCGCGGTCAGAAACAGACTATACAACGACAGTCAAATACGCTGGACAACTGTCTTTGTGTTGGACCGGGAGACTGTCTATTTCGCGGACGAGACGAATCCCAAGTGTCCATCCATCGGCCAACACCCTTGTTCCAGTCGGTGTCGCCGTGTGAACCGAAACCGAACGACGGCTGAAACGACCTCACGGAGACTGCTGACTCACAGCCACTGACTCGAACCGCGTCTCAGATATTATGTCCTGATATCTATTTTTGATAGAAAGTGGTACAAACGTCACTAGTATCGATATAAAATATGGCCATTAATCAATGTTCCTCGACTCGGCGTGAGCTGCTTAGCGCCACTGTCTTAGGAGCGTTACCAGTAACTGAGCTCTCGGAAAACACCGAATCGCGGGTGACAATGATTTCACCTGGCGACAGTGACTCGTTCAACTATCCATACTTCCTGTACACCCCATCGACCGATACGACTACAGAACGCCCGTTGCTGGTGCAGCCGAACAATACGGGTGCCACCACCGACGACTTTGCGAAACACCGAGCCGAAGCGCGAAAAGATGTAGAAGAAGGATTTGCTCGATTGATTAGCGACGAATTGGGTGTTCCTTTACTGATGCCAGTGTTTCCCCGTCCGGAGTCTGAGCCGGTAGACTGGCGGCACTACGTTCATCAACTTGATACGGAGACGATGCAAATCTCCGCCGGTCCGCTTGAACGCGTTGATCTTCAGTTAGTCGGGATGATAGAAGATGCGCAGAACCGGATTTCGTCGGATATTCCGCTCACTGAGCAGGTCATACTGAATGGCTTCTCCGCGTCGGGAAACTTCGTGAATAGGTTCGCAGTTCTCCACCCCGAGCTGGTAACATCCGTGACGGCAGGCGGAGTCAATGGAATGGTGACGCTTCCGATTAGGGAGGCGAAAGGGCATACGCTGAACTACCAGATCGGTGTCGCCGATGTCGAGGGGCTCACAGGAAAGCAATTCGATATCGCGGAGTTCGGTGACGTCAATCAGTACATCTACATGGGCGCGAAAGATCAAAACGACACACTCCAGGCTGGAGACGCATGGAGTGACGAGCAGCGTGAGATCGCCCGCGAAGTGTACGGAGAGGACATGATAGATGACCGCTTCCCGTATTGCGAGTCAGTGTACGATGATGTTGACGCGTCGGCAGAGTTCGAATTGTACGAAGGCGTCGGACACGCGGTTACGGAAGCCATGGTACGTGATATAACGAACTTCCACCGCGAACACGCAGAGATTCCGGACCGTGCT from Haloglomus litoreum includes the following:
- a CDS encoding DUF7344 domain-containing protein, whose protein sequence is MDENAEREADDLQNIGGPSESAKRARPISPDRILSAVANEHRRAILNSLDNAPGKALEYDALVDCVADRVRDEDAERASHEHRQRVRIALHHIHLPKLDAAGIVDYETEAGNVQFVGGELERDLLTLVGSHDVNV